AACAGTTAACTGAGGGAAGCAAATCACACCAGCCTCTTGAGTTCCGCTGGGTAGAGACAGATGAACTTGGCATTCACGGTCTTCCTCTCCTATCCATGTCCTGCTTGAACTCCCAGCCACCCAAGCAGCCGTCACACAACTCACTACACGTGGTGTGGCTTGAAGCCACCCCAGCAGGTGACAGGCCTCGTACCCAAATGGTTTTCTCTACTTCTCACACTTCCTAACCACTCCCATATATCACAACTTACCTGGCCAGGCCCCCTGGACTCAGGCCCCTTGGGGGGCCCTCATTAAGGACTCGGTAACCCGGCACACAGCTTCCTATTCCAGAGTTAGACACTGGCGGGCTCTTACCTCCTTCACAAACTAACCTCACCCCATCTTGCACCTTTCTAATGCTCTCACTTTTAGTGCCACGCATGTGGCCCCTTCCACATGTCTTTACTGCACATCACAGACAACGTGGGTCACTTATTTATGGATGACGTAGGTCAGCGCTTCTCAAAGGGTGGTCCGCATACCAGCGGAGTCGCTATGCTGGGGTGGAGGTGTTGCTTGTTGGAAAGGCAGATCTCCAGATCTCATGGGTCACCCAAGGAACTGGattctctggggggggggggggcgtctttAATCCGCTCCTCCGTGGATTCTTCTGCATAGTACATCGGTAAACAGCAAGTGACATGCACCCCGAGTAACGGGCTATGCAGAGTAAGGATGAGAATCTCAAACACAATTAGCGCCCGCCATTAACCTACAAAGCAGCTTCATTTCCACATATTAAAAGAACTAAACAATTGGCCTGCCATGCGTGTGGGCAGGGactatatgggaaatctctgtaccctCCACTCCATTTTGCTGTgaccctaaaactgctctaaaaatgaagtctattttaaaaaaaaaagctgacccTCCTGAGATGAGACAGACAAACACATCTCTGCCTCACCTTCTGTCTGCATAGGTTCCTTTTTATTCTCTACTTACCCTAGCCtaacctcctctgtgaagcccaGATGGGTCGAACCCTGTTCCAGGCTCCCATAGCCCCAGCGTACTTACTGATTATGACAATGTTGAGGTACGTACACCCTACACGGTGACCAACTACTCCCTTGTTTCATCCTGGCGAGTCACAACCTGACTTGTTCACTGCCGtatccccatccccccaccatgATATATGGAACTCTGTGGAATGCATTAAGTTTGTTGGATGAGTgcacgagtgaatgaatgatgttGCTGCTGAGATTAACAGCAGCTGAAGTGTGTCAGGGGGACGGGTGGACAAACTGGCTGAACCTCTCCTTTTCTACACGTGTGCATCTATCCCTAGAGTCACCCTTCTTATCTCTGAGGCACAGCGATGGAGGGCCTCATGTACGTGCTCTGTTTCTGGGGTGGCTATTCTGAGTTTATACAGTAATCGGTTGCAGTCCTCTCGGACCAAAGAAGCAAAGGCTACTGTCCCCTGAAGGACTACACCCGCAGCTCCATGAGGAAAACAGAAGCCACACTAGGTATTTCAACCATGGGGATTTAATGCAGGGAATTGACAGGGGTTGGGTAAGGCCAACAGAGGGCCATTGAGGTAACCCAGACGTTAGTAAACACAGGACGCAGCTACTAACCTTAGGGCTGGGGCAACAAAAGGGAAGAGATGGTGTTACCAGAACCTAGAAGCTTTGATGGGGGACCCCCCACGGCTGGTGCCCGGCCCTCTGTGGGGGCTGCTGCGCGGCGGCTGCTTGGACTTCTGAGGGGGGCGCTGCTTGGCTGGTGGTGGTCGGACCTCTGGGCGGGGGCGCGGTTGACGCTCGGACCTCGGAGGGGACCGTGGCTTGGCCGGTGCTCTGACCACCGCGGGGGGTGCCGCTGGCTGTTGCTTGGGCCTCTGAGGGGACGTTGCCCGGCGGCTGGTGCTGAGGGGGCCAAAAGAAGCTGGAGGCTGGAGCCATGGCTCTCCTCTGCTGCTTAAGGGATGCTGACAGGAGCTGGAAACAGGGAGGcaggccctgccccccccctcccaccttccaATCGCCCTCCGGTACCTTCGGAACCTAACAGGGAGCCGAACAGGGCACTGGGGGAAGAGCGGCCCAGACTCGCGGAGCAGAGCAGGACGGGGCGTGGAGCCAGCGCCCAGCCGGATGCTGAGTGGACAGTGCAGCCCACTTACCTGGTCTTCTGGCAGGCACAGCAGATCCagtcctcttctttcttctggtaGAAGCAGCCACTTTTACAGATGCTGTACTTCCGATCCACGATCTCCCGTTTGGAGTTGAGGAAGGTGAATGGCGGGCAGCAATGTATGCTGAAGTGCTCCGAAAACTTCTGGTTCTTGGAGAGTCTGGGGCCCTCCTTAACCGTTTTCTGACTCATCTCACTAGAAGTCATTGATgcgaggagaggtggggagacacGAAACAGCACGTCAGGGGGGAGCTTTCTACTCCAGGAGCCTAGGGCCGGCCATTCCCGCGGTCCAAAATTCACATTCAGCCTTGTCCTACACCCTGAATCTGGAAACTCAGTTTCTGGCCCAGCTCTACAGAAAGGGATTCAgggcttattaattttttattggcCTACTTTTCAATCATGTTTTCGGAAAACGGACACTTTTTAACTTACGTGTCAATGACCCGTTTAGGATaggaaaaatattacaaaaccaAACACACTTGTGGAAAAATAATATTCTAGGTTTC
The Panthera tigris isolate Pti1 chromosome C2, P.tigris_Pti1_mat1.1, whole genome shotgun sequence genome window above contains:
- the LOC102963092 gene encoding myelin-associated oligodendrocyte basic protein, which produces MSQKTVKEGPRLSKNQKFSEHFSIHCCPPFTFLNSKREIVDRKYSICKSGCFYQKKEEDWICCACQKTSTSRRATSPQRPKQQPAAPPAVVRAPAKPRSPPRSERQPRPRPEVRPPPAKQRPPQKSKQPPRSSPHRGPGTSRGGSPIKASRFW